A single window of Gossypium hirsutum isolate 1008001.06 chromosome A10, Gossypium_hirsutum_v2.1, whole genome shotgun sequence DNA harbors:
- the LOC107895586 gene encoding probable indole-3-pyruvate monooxygenase YUCCA10: MEETVVIIVGAGPAGLATSACLNRLSIPNIVLEREDCYASLWKKRSYDRLKLHLPKQFCHLPYMDFPPNAPTYVPRKGFIYYLDNYVSQFGITPRYLRSVESAIYDLDAEKWQIVVKNMATTDNVIETEVYTSRFLVVASGENSQGTIPDIDGLDSYGGEYIHSNQYENGRKFRGKDVLVVGCGNSGMEIAYDLWNWGANTSIVVRNPVHVLTKEMVKMAMIMLQYLPCKAVDKITVAISKLKYWKLSKYGIQRPKKGPFHLKETSGRSPVIDVGTISKIKSEEIKVLPGMKCIRDKDIVFTNGETVQFDAIIFATGYKSAVRNWLKGSYETFDEEGMLRKSFPYHWKGRNGIYNVGFSRRGLQGFSSDAQNIANDIYSNTTVALGFNN, translated from the exons ATGGAGGAAACAGTGGTTATTATTGTGGGAGCAGGCCCTGCAGGTCTAGCCACCTCGGCTTGCCTGAACCGCCTTTCGATTCCTAATATTGTGTTGGAAAGAGAGGATTGCTATGCTTCTCTTTGGAAGAAAAGGTCATATGATCGCCTCAAACTTCACTTACCAAAGCAATTTTGCCACCTTCCATACATGGATTTCCCCCCTAATGCACCAACGTATGTGCCCAGAAAAGGGTTCATATATTACTTAGACAATTACGTCTCACAGTTCGGCATAACCCCAAGATATCTCCGATCCGTTGAGTCAGCTATTTATGATTTGGACGCTGAAAAATGGCAGATTGTTGTCAAGAACATGGCGACGACCGACAATGTGATCGAGACTGAGGTGTATACGTCAAGGTTTCTTGTAGTTGCCAGTGGCGAAAATAGCCAAGGTACAATCCCTGATATCGATGGTCTTGATAGCTATGGAGGGGAATACATCCACTCTAACCAATATGAAAATGGGAGGAAATTTAGAGGCAAAGATGTTCTAGTTGTTGGTTGTGGAAACTCTGGCATGGAGATTGCTTACGATCTTTGGAATTGGGGTGCCAACACTTCCATTGTCGTTCGTAATCCG GTACATGTGCTAACCAAAGAGATGGTGAAAATGGCAATGATCATGTTACAATACCTCCCATGCAAAGCAGTGGATAAAATCACTGTGGCGATTAGCAAATTAAAATATTGGAAGCTTTCGAAATATGGTATTCAAAGACCAAAAAAGGGGCCATTCCATCTTAAGGAAACAAGTGGTCGGTCCCCAGTTATTGATGTTGGAACCATTAGTAAGATTAAGAGTGAAGAAATCAAG GTTTTACCTGGTATGAAATGCATCAGAGATAAAGACATTGTGTTTACAAATGGCGAGACGGTACAATTTGATGCCATAATTTTTGCCACTGGCTATAAAAGCGCAGTCAGAAATTGGCTTAAG GGAAGCTATGAAACTTTTGATGAGGAAGGAATGCTCAGAAAAAGCTTTCCGTATCACTGGAAAGGAAGAAATGGGATTTACAATGTTGGATTTTCAAGAAGAGGACTGCAAGGTTTTTCCAGCGATGCACAAAATATAGCAAACGATATATACTCCAACACCACTGTTGCTTTGGGTTTTAATAATTAA